The Rhododendron vialii isolate Sample 1 chromosome 6a, ASM3025357v1 genome includes a window with the following:
- the LOC131328729 gene encoding uncharacterized protein LOC131328729 — MATSVSVCPDDAVGGLDDEYSRPENGKHSGRRKPKSNEKKKQPQRGMGVAQLERLRLQERWKKISTHHNPLLLQPHNINPHTNNHYFVPASFPDPTSFVSSYGDGVGVNQGFLLPKLGKDGFSGQVGPGQLQVEPYGFGNSNSGFGAGNVARETSNELSSMPNVNCYNGQCDLCHKKKRIVDGENLGFNGMRDKYAGCRFLGFNLGNKEKLDQETEVLAVHRKGISSGGGHGSVLMEYEFFPAEKSGCRGATSTCCKAVEFGLLLPPEEDSVAVRRGVDGGDQGDSFLATRNDSTARFGASNSVDLSLKLSY; from the exons ATGGCTACCTCAGTTTCTGTTTGCCCAGACGACGCGGTTGGAGGGTTGGACGATGAGTACTCGAGGCCTGAAAATGGGAAACATAGTGGAAGGAGAAAGCCTAAATCAAATGAGAAGAAGAAACAGCCCCAGAGAGGCATGGGCGTGGCCCAGCTCGAACGGCTGAGATTGCAAGAGAGGTGGAAGAAGATATCGACCCACCACAACCCACTACTACTTCAACCTCACAATATCAATCCCCATACGAATAACCACTACTTCGTTCCTGCTTCATTCCCTGACCCGACGTCGTTTGTTAGCAGCTATGGCGACGGCGTGGGTGTGAACCAGGGTTTCTTGCTTCCAAAGCTTGGAAAAGACGGGTTCTCTGGACAGGTGGGTCCGGGTCAGCTTCAGGTGGAACCATATGGGTTCGGGAACTCTAATTCGGGTTTTGGGGCTGGAAATGTGGCTCGTGAGACCTCGAATGAGCTCTCTTCAATGCCAAACGTGAATTGCTACAACGGTCAATGCGATCTCTGCCACAAG AAGAAGCGCATCGTGGATGGAGAAAACTTAGGTTTCAATGGAATGAGGGACAAGTATGCGGGCTGTAGATTCCTGGGATTTAATCTCGGGAACAAGGAAAAACTGGATCAG GAAACAGAGGTTTTGGCAGTTCATAGGAAGGGAATTAGTTCAGGGGGTGGCCATGGAAGTGTGTTAATGGAGTATGAGTTTTTCCCGGCTGAGAAAAGTGGGTGCAGAGGAGCTACTAGCACTTGTTGCAAGGCTGTGGAATTCGGGTTATTATTACCACCAGAAGAAGATTCAGTTGCAGTTAGAAGAGGAGTGGATGGTGGTGATCAAGGGGATTCTTTTTTGGCTACAAGAAATGATTCTACTGCCCGATTTGGTGCCTCTAATTCCGTTGATTTGTCTCTCAAGCTTTCTTACTAG
- the LOC131331451 gene encoding universal stress protein PHOS32-like isoform X1 encodes MEPDLPPLASIKVKSSSPRFPPSTANPPSDTPTANAQRRIGIAVDLSDESAFAVKWAVHHYLRPGDAVILLHVRPTSVLYGADWGAADLSITDQESQQKLEDEFDTFTVTKSADLAQPLVDEHIPYKIHIVKDHDMKERLCLEVERLGLSAVIMGSRGFGARKRGSNGRLGSVSDYCVRHCVCPVVVVRFPDEEKDGGGVETVAEVREEEEMEYHDAADGRKVADT; translated from the exons ATGGAACCCGACCTGCCGCCGCTCGCCTCCATAAAAGTCAAGTCCTCCTCCCCGCGCTTCCCTCCCTCCACCGCCAACCCCCCATCCGACACCCCCACCGCCAACGCCCAGCGCCGGATCGGCATCGCCGTCGACCTCTCCGACGAGTCCGCCTTCGCCGTCAAGTGGGCCGTCCACCACTACCTCCGCCCCGGCGACGCCGTCATCCTGCTCCACGTCCGCCCCACCTCCGTCCTCTACGGCGCCGACTGGGGCGCCGCCGACCTCTCCATCACCGACCAGGAGTCGCAACagaaactcgaggacgagttcgACACCTTCACCGTCACCAAATCCGCCGATCTGGCCCAGCCCTTGGTGGACGAGCACATACCGTATAAGATCCATATCGTGAAGGACCATGACATGAAGGAGAGGCTGTGCTTGGAGGTGGAGAGGCTGGGACTGAGCGCGGTGATCATGGGGAGCCGAGGGTTTGGAGCTAGGAAGAGAGGGAGTAATGGGAGGCTTGGGAGTGTGAGTGATTACTGTGTGAGGCATTGTGTGTGTCCCGTCGTGGTGGTTAGGTTTCCTGATGAAGAGAAGGATGGGGGTGGGGTCGAGACCGTGGCGGAGGtcagggaggaggaggagatggagtATCATGATGCCGCTGACGGCCGGAAag TTGCAGATACCTAG
- the LOC131329864 gene encoding diacylglycerol kinase 1-like isoform X1 yields the protein MAKDLRLSVHNFLKDSRPGAVAGDSESGSMLEEYYIPDYILIPDSPFDKASHIPACPVIVFINSKSGGQLGGELLKIYRTLLNKNQVFDLGEKAPDKVLHQFYVNLEKHKQSGDSLATEIENRLRIIVAGGDGTAGWLLGVVSDLKLPRSPPIATVPLGTGNNLPFAFGWGKKNPDTNSQSVVAFLDQVRNAKEMKIDSWHILMRMRAPKEGACDPIAPPELPHSLHAFHRVTQDDTLNKEGFHTFRGGFWNYFSMGMDAQVSYAFHSERKLHPEKFKNQLVNQSTYAKIVGEQGWFFASLCHPFSRNIAQLAKVRIMKRPGQWEDLQIPRSIRSIVCLNLPSFSGGLNPWGTPNRKKMRYRDLTAPYVDDGLIEVVGFRNAWHGLVLLAPSGHGTRLAQANRIRFEFHKGAAEHTFMRTDGEPWKQPLPVDDDTVIVEISHFGQVSMLANPFCRAKSIQDPSSPYVPEDGDYDSNEELEEEEDWEEKRKLGAADTFRLPEGVDIAHLS from the exons ATGGCCAAGGATCTCAGGCTTTCGGTGCACAATTTTCTTAAAGACAGTCG TCCAGGAGCAGTGGCTGGTGATTCTGAATCTGGTAGCATGTTGGAGGAGTACTACATTCCTGACTACATCCTCATACCAGACTcaccatttgataaagcttccCATATACCAGCCTGTCCTGTGATTGTATTCATCAATTCAAAGAGTGGCGGCCAGCTTGGAGGAGAACTTCTGAAAATTTATCGCACTCTTCTTAACAAAAACCAG GTTTTTGATTTGGGGGAAAAGGCTCCTGACAAGGTACTACACCAGTTTTATGTCAATTTAGAAAAGCACAAGCAAAGTGGGGATAGCCTGGCTACTGAAATTGAGAATCGACTGAGAATAATT GTTGCGGGTGGTGATGGTACGGCCGGTTGGCTCCTTGGTGTAGTTTCCGATCTCAAACTACCTCGATCACCACCAATTGCTACAGTGCCATTGGGAACTGGAAACAATCTTCCATTTGCGTTTGGCTGG GGGAAGAAAAATCCTGATACGAACAGTCAATCTGTGGTAGCATTCTTGGATCAAGTAAGGAATGCAAAAGAGATGAAAATTGACAG CTGGCATATTTTGATGCGAATGAGAGCTCCTAAAGAAGGTGCTTGTGACCCTATTGCACCTCCTGAATTGCCGCATTCTTTGCATGCGTTTCATCGTGTGACCCAAGATGACACATTGAACAAG GAGGGTTTCCACACATTTCGCGGGGGATTTTGGAACTATTTCAGCATGG GGATGGATGCCCAAGTGTCTTATGCATTTCATTCCGAGAGGAAGTTGCATCcagaaaagtttaaaaatcaGTTGGTTAATCAG AGTACTTATGCTAAGATTGTGGGTGAGCAAGGATGGTTTTTTGCTTCTCTATGTCATCCGTTTTCACG GAATATTGCTCAGCTTGCAAAGGTTAGGATCATGAAAAGACCAGGTCAGTGGGAAGACCTTCAGATACCTCGCAG CATTAGGTCAATTGTTTGCCTCAACTTGCCCAGTTTCTCTGGTGGACTTAATCCTTGGGGAACGCCAAATAGAAAGAAGATGCGTTAT AGGGACTTGACTGCTCCGTATGTGGATGATGGTCTTATTGAGGTTGTTGGTTTTAGAAATGCTTGGCATGGGCTCGTTTTGCTTGCTCCGAGTGGACATGGGACTCGCCTTGCACAG GCAAACAGAATTCGTTTCGAGTTTCACAAGGGTGCAGCTGAACATACATTCATGAGAACTGATGGGGAGCCATGGAAACAACCTCTTCCAGTAGATGACGACACGGTCATTGTGGAAATCTCCCACTTTGGCCAAGTAAGCATGCTTGCCAACCCCTTCTGTCGAGCCAAAAGCATTCAGGACCCTTCTTCCCCTTACGTGCCGGAGGATGGCGACTACGACAGCAATGAagaattagaagaagaagaagactgggAAGAGAAGAGGAAGCTAGGGGCAGCTGACACTTTCCGGTTACCTGAGGGGGTTGATATTGCTCATCTCAGTTAA
- the LOC131330262 gene encoding uncharacterized protein LOC131330262 has translation MPRLFSCFGSRGTSSSSQNNDSSEAATADVTAEELRRGGAVVVELFSSQGCATSPAAELVVSRLGRGDFNLETPVVVLAYHVDYWDYMGWKDPFGSSQWTVRQKAYVEALKQDTMFTPQVVVQGTAHCLGNDEDAILSCIASAPRFPAPTLQATFKRPSPETLQVSLTGALRSKVDHQGANVMVALYENGLVTDCTKGENQGRVLPNDFVVRKLEKLCSVKDISAKKTVSGTVSFPISESFNSSKCSVAVFVQSASHQIFGAQNFELPDNL, from the exons ATGCCGCGCCTCTTCTCGTGCTTCGGATCCAGAGGCACCTCTTCCTCCTCCCAAAACAACGACTCCTCCGAAGCCGCCACAGCGGACGTGACGGCAGAGGAGCTGAGGAGGGGAGGTGCCGTGGTGGTGGAGCTCTTCTCCTCCCAGGGCTGCGCCACCTCGCCCGCGGCGGAGTTGGTGGTGTCGAGGCTGGGAAGGGGCGACTTCAATCTGGAAACGCCGGTGGTGGTGCTGGCGTACCACGTGGACTACTGGGATTACATGGGGTGGAAGGATCCGTTTGGGTCGAGCCAGTGGACGGTCAGGCAAAAGGCCTATGTGGAGGCCCTGAAGCAGGACACCATGTTCACGCCGCAAGTCGTGGTCCAGGGCACGGCCCATTGTCTTGGCAATGACGAGGATGCTATTCTCTCCTGCATCGCCTCTGCACCGAGATTCCCTGCTCCTACGCTCCAG GCAACATTCAAGAGGCCTTCACCAGAGACCCTACAAGTGTCTTTAACTGGGGCTTTGAGGTCTAAGGTGGATCATCAAGGTGCAAACGTGATGGTGGCTCTATACGAGAACGGTTTGGTGACCGACTGCACTAAGGGCGAGAACCAAGGGCGTGTCCTGCCAAATGACTTTGTCGTTAGGAAGCTCGAAAAGCTCTGCTCTGTCAAAGACATCTCTGCCAAGAAGACGGTATCAGGAACTGTTAGTTTCCCCATCTCGGAAAGTTTCAACAGCAGCAAATGCAGCGTTGCTGTCTTTGTTCAGAGTGCCTCGCATCAGATTTTCGGAGCGCAAAACTTTGAATTGCCGGATAATCTATAA
- the LOC131329864 gene encoding diacylglycerol kinase 1-like isoform X2 yields the protein MLEEYYIPDYILIPDSPFDKASHIPACPVIVFINSKSGGQLGGELLKIYRTLLNKNQVFDLGEKAPDKVLHQFYVNLEKHKQSGDSLATEIENRLRIIVAGGDGTAGWLLGVVSDLKLPRSPPIATVPLGTGNNLPFAFGWGKKNPDTNSQSVVAFLDQVRNAKEMKIDSWHILMRMRAPKEGACDPIAPPELPHSLHAFHRVTQDDTLNKEGFHTFRGGFWNYFSMGMDAQVSYAFHSERKLHPEKFKNQLVNQSTYAKIVGEQGWFFASLCHPFSRNIAQLAKVRIMKRPGQWEDLQIPRSIRSIVCLNLPSFSGGLNPWGTPNRKKMRYRDLTAPYVDDGLIEVVGFRNAWHGLVLLAPSGHGTRLAQANRIRFEFHKGAAEHTFMRTDGEPWKQPLPVDDDTVIVEISHFGQVSMLANPFCRAKSIQDPSSPYVPEDGDYDSNEELEEEEDWEEKRKLGAADTFRLPEGVDIAHLS from the exons ATGTTGGAGGAGTACTACATTCCTGACTACATCCTCATACCAGACTcaccatttgataaagcttccCATATACCAGCCTGTCCTGTGATTGTATTCATCAATTCAAAGAGTGGCGGCCAGCTTGGAGGAGAACTTCTGAAAATTTATCGCACTCTTCTTAACAAAAACCAG GTTTTTGATTTGGGGGAAAAGGCTCCTGACAAGGTACTACACCAGTTTTATGTCAATTTAGAAAAGCACAAGCAAAGTGGGGATAGCCTGGCTACTGAAATTGAGAATCGACTGAGAATAATT GTTGCGGGTGGTGATGGTACGGCCGGTTGGCTCCTTGGTGTAGTTTCCGATCTCAAACTACCTCGATCACCACCAATTGCTACAGTGCCATTGGGAACTGGAAACAATCTTCCATTTGCGTTTGGCTGG GGGAAGAAAAATCCTGATACGAACAGTCAATCTGTGGTAGCATTCTTGGATCAAGTAAGGAATGCAAAAGAGATGAAAATTGACAG CTGGCATATTTTGATGCGAATGAGAGCTCCTAAAGAAGGTGCTTGTGACCCTATTGCACCTCCTGAATTGCCGCATTCTTTGCATGCGTTTCATCGTGTGACCCAAGATGACACATTGAACAAG GAGGGTTTCCACACATTTCGCGGGGGATTTTGGAACTATTTCAGCATGG GGATGGATGCCCAAGTGTCTTATGCATTTCATTCCGAGAGGAAGTTGCATCcagaaaagtttaaaaatcaGTTGGTTAATCAG AGTACTTATGCTAAGATTGTGGGTGAGCAAGGATGGTTTTTTGCTTCTCTATGTCATCCGTTTTCACG GAATATTGCTCAGCTTGCAAAGGTTAGGATCATGAAAAGACCAGGTCAGTGGGAAGACCTTCAGATACCTCGCAG CATTAGGTCAATTGTTTGCCTCAACTTGCCCAGTTTCTCTGGTGGACTTAATCCTTGGGGAACGCCAAATAGAAAGAAGATGCGTTAT AGGGACTTGACTGCTCCGTATGTGGATGATGGTCTTATTGAGGTTGTTGGTTTTAGAAATGCTTGGCATGGGCTCGTTTTGCTTGCTCCGAGTGGACATGGGACTCGCCTTGCACAG GCAAACAGAATTCGTTTCGAGTTTCACAAGGGTGCAGCTGAACATACATTCATGAGAACTGATGGGGAGCCATGGAAACAACCTCTTCCAGTAGATGACGACACGGTCATTGTGGAAATCTCCCACTTTGGCCAAGTAAGCATGCTTGCCAACCCCTTCTGTCGAGCCAAAAGCATTCAGGACCCTTCTTCCCCTTACGTGCCGGAGGATGGCGACTACGACAGCAATGAagaattagaagaagaagaagactgggAAGAGAAGAGGAAGCTAGGGGCAGCTGACACTTTCCGGTTACCTGAGGGGGTTGATATTGCTCATCTCAGTTAA
- the LOC131331451 gene encoding universal stress protein PHOS32-like isoform X2, with protein sequence MEPDLPPLASIKVKSSSPRFPPSTANPPSDTPTANAQRRIGIAVDLSDESAFAVKWAVHHYLRPGDAVILLHVRPTSVLYGADWGAADLSITDQESQQKLEDEFDTFTVTKSADLAQPLVDEHIPYKIHIVKDHDMKERLCLEVERLGLSAVIMGSRGFGARKRGSNGRLGSVSDYCVRHCVCPVVVVRFPDEEKDGGGVETVAEVREEEEMEYHDAADGRKDT encoded by the exons ATGGAACCCGACCTGCCGCCGCTCGCCTCCATAAAAGTCAAGTCCTCCTCCCCGCGCTTCCCTCCCTCCACCGCCAACCCCCCATCCGACACCCCCACCGCCAACGCCCAGCGCCGGATCGGCATCGCCGTCGACCTCTCCGACGAGTCCGCCTTCGCCGTCAAGTGGGCCGTCCACCACTACCTCCGCCCCGGCGACGCCGTCATCCTGCTCCACGTCCGCCCCACCTCCGTCCTCTACGGCGCCGACTGGGGCGCCGCCGACCTCTCCATCACCGACCAGGAGTCGCAACagaaactcgaggacgagttcgACACCTTCACCGTCACCAAATCCGCCGATCTGGCCCAGCCCTTGGTGGACGAGCACATACCGTATAAGATCCATATCGTGAAGGACCATGACATGAAGGAGAGGCTGTGCTTGGAGGTGGAGAGGCTGGGACTGAGCGCGGTGATCATGGGGAGCCGAGGGTTTGGAGCTAGGAAGAGAGGGAGTAATGGGAGGCTTGGGAGTGTGAGTGATTACTGTGTGAGGCATTGTGTGTGTCCCGTCGTGGTGGTTAGGTTTCCTGATGAAGAGAAGGATGGGGGTGGGGTCGAGACCGTGGCGGAGGtcagggaggaggaggagatggagtATCATGATGCCGCTGACGGCCGGAAag ATACCTAG
- the LOC131329301 gene encoding uncharacterized protein At5g23160-like — MNSVERNRGRNSYFTCCFRPADTDEGSIKRRRKDCPGGPPVFAISVQGEDNMVLPKILTSLSEEKSKVSPDSGGRGTEERSRRSFSRLFKSVLLKNPLVKKFSSRKARQKSFQTKSNIVSEKIKKASNAAKVNPTPDRPPEADSSRWASPNSSSTASTSTRTCSSLVSSYGASPVELKQVDKPTSTEKGRECSGPTIGLCVLLVCLAVLTIWGRVVAILCTSMFLFLVRRRIERPRSVDSTVNGIDLPVNDVDSEAYKKKVIMEGLLERNRGRVIATAS; from the exons ATGAACTCTGTGGAGAGGAACAGAGGAAGGAACAGCTACTTCACGTGTTGTTTTCGACCGGCCGATACCGACGAGGGTTCGATCAAGCGGCGCCGCAAGGACTGCCCGGGCGGCCCACCAGTGTTTGCTATATCCGTTCAGGGCGAAGACAATATGGTGCTTCCGAAAATTCTGACGTCACTGTCGGAAGAGAAATCAAAGGTTTCTCCAGACAGCGGCGGACGTGGAACGGAGGAGAGGTCTCGCCGGAGCTTTTCTCGGTTATTCAAATCCGTATTGCTCAAGAACCCGTTG GTGAAAAAGTTTAGCAGTAGAAAAGCTCGACAAAAatcattccaaaccaagagcaACATCGTATCAGAGAAAATCAAGAAGGCTTCAAATGCAGCAAAAGTAAATCCCACACCGGATAGACCTCCAGAGGCAGATTCGAGTCGTTGGGCTTCCCCAAATTCATCCTCCACCGCAAGCACTTCAACTCGGACTTGTTCATCTCTTGTTTCATCGTACGGAGCTAGTCCAGTCGAATTGAAACAAGTTGATAAACCGACATCAACAGAAAAAGGAAGGGAATGTAGTGGCCCAACTATTGGATTATGTGTGCTGCTTGTGTGCCTAGCGGTGTTGACCATCTGGGGGAGAGTTGTTGCCATATTGTGCACTTCGATGTTTCTCTTTCTGGTTCGGAGGCGTATCGAAAGGCCCCGTAGCGTTGACTCGACGGTGAATGGCATTGATTTGCCGGTTAACGACGTTGACTCAGAGGCTTATAAGAAGAAGGTCATAATGGAAGGACTGCTCGAGAGAAATCGCGGTCGGGTAATTGCCACAGCTAGTTGA